The Argopecten irradians isolate NY chromosome 4, Ai_NY, whole genome shotgun sequence genome has a window encoding:
- the LOC138320802 gene encoding muscarinic acetylcholine receptor gar-2-like: MALLTTNDSTDATLSFLCPDNSTPPCQCNDTFTNLTCTEGAASEWAGPPYPMWLTILLGAMAAVVVLVTVLGNILVLIAFAVERSIRQPTNYFIASLAVSDLLIGTFSMPCFTLYLLLGYWPLGDIVCDLWLSLDWTVCLASQYTVFFITVDRFFSVKIPAKYRNWRTEKKVIIMIAFTWIIPCAVFFTSIIGWQYFVGERTVDKYECEVQFMSDPLFTFLLTIGYYWTTLFVMIGLYTGIYRVALSLQKKAEAKHKKMTTAMSHTAETKKKARAVDAGAASQNSRKRTENNNARHLRGVDTTSFTKPPEEDRSSSPAFASDEENSSSQEGACGSSKTPLTGKHVDDDDDDQTCFVNSAVQTDTTYRPSLKGMLGVSFGHVSKLAFSITASSVTLPNDHGEAEEDLNTPLPDALPPAYDTVVIPPENNIQKKVNNSNSINELAVDDVISGCKYIDEESLKSLASAENIKLLSDPGTNNDSSADEGSSPIWKRRADKYMPIPVPAVNNSTNMEVIEEDQTMDTDLDHIAANNLPSNGKAAVTAKLHRKPLDSVRSNDTSGSSERRFGSPFHALVKSMREKQLKRQKAARQREQKKSKSENRARKAFRTITFILGAYVLCWTPYHVMVFIIGLCGGYQCINIKLYQFTYWLCYLNSPVNPFCYALANQQFKRTFLRIMRFDFHRT, encoded by the coding sequence ATGGCGTTGCTTACAACAAACGACAGTACCGATGCAACGCTGTCATTTCTCTGTCCAGACAATTCAACACCGCCATGTCAGTGTAACGACACCTTCACAAACTTGACATGCACGGAAGGAGCAGCATCCGAATGGGCTGGGCCGCCATACCCTATGTGGCTGACCATTCTTCTTGGAGCTATGGCAGCTGTGGTTGTCTTGGTAACAGTTTTAGGAAACATACTGGTGTTAATTGCATTTGCAGTGGAACGAAGTATCAGACAGCCGACTAACTATTTCATCGCTTCGCTAGCCGTATCAGACCTTCTCATTGGTACATTTTCCATGCCTTGTTTCACTCTTTACCTGTTGCTAGGGTACTGGCCCCTGGGGGACATTGTGTGCGATCTGTGGTTGTCCTTGGATTGGACAGTGTGTCTAGCATCGCAGTACACTGTTTTCTTCATAACTGTAGACAGATTCTTTTCTGTGAAAATTCCAGCTAAATATCGAAATTGGCGAACGGAGAAAAAAGTGATCATAATGATAGCATTCACATGGATTATACCATGTGCAGTTTTCTTTACTTCCATTATCGGATGGCAGTACTTCGTTGGCGAGAGAACGGTGGATAAATACGAATGCGAGGTACAGTTTATGAGTGATCCCTTGTTTACGTTTTTGTTGACCATTGGTTACTATTGGACAACGCTGTTTGTGATGATAGGCCTCTACACTGGTATCTATCGCGTAGCCCTCAGTCTACAGAAAAAGGCTGAGGCCAAACATAAGAAGATGACTACTGCAATGTCTCATACAGCGGAGACTAAAAAGAAGGCTCGCGCTGTAGATGCTGGAGCAGCGTCTCAAAACAGCCGTAAACGAACAGAAAATAACAATGCACGACATTTGAGAGGTGTAGACACTACAAGTTTCACGAAGCCTCCCGAGGAAGATCGATCAAGTTCGCCCGCGTTTGCTTCGGACGAGGAAAATAGTAGTAGTCAAGAAGGCGCTTGTGGCTCCAGTAAAACTCCGTTAACAGGAAAGCATGTAGATGACGATGATGACGACCAAACTTGTTTCGTTAACAGCGCGGTTCAAACGGATACGACATATCGTCCTTCCCTCAAAGGCATGCTGGGAGTTTCCTTTGGTCACGTTTCAAAGTTAGCCTTCTCCATTACTGCATCCAGCGTTACTCTACCAAACGACCATGGCGAGGCGGAGGAAGATTTAAACACACCACTTCCTGACGCTTTACCGCCAGCTTACGATACTGTAGTTATTCCACCGGAAAATAATATCCAGAAGAAAGTTAACAACTCTAATTCGATTAATGAATTAGCTGTTGACGACGTTATCAGTGGATGTAAATACATTGACGAGGAAAGTTTAAAATCGTTAGCATCGGCAGAAAATATAAAACTCTTATCGGATCCAGGAACAAATAATGATTCTTCGGCTGACGAAGGTTCGTCTCCGATCTGGAAACGTAGGGCAGACAAATACATGCCTATACCGGTCCCTGCGGTTAACAATAGCACCAACATGGAGGTGATTGAAGAAGATCAAACTATGGATACGGATCTGGACCACATCGCGGCCAATAACCTGCCATCAAATGGTAAGGCCGCGGTAACGGCAAAACTCCATAGGAAACCGTTAGATTCTGTACGATCAAACGATACTTCTGGAAGTTCCGAACGTAGATTCGGAAGTCCTTTTCATGCACTGGTTAAATCTATGCGTGAAAAGCAGCTTAAGAGACAAAAGGCTGCGAGGCAAAGAGAAcagaaaaaatcaaaatctgAGAATAGGGCGAGGAAGGCCTTTCGGACTATAACGTTCATTTTAGGTGCATACGTACTCTGTTGGACTCCATACCACGTGATGGTGTTTATTATAGGTCTGTGTGGCGGTTATCAGTGTATAAACATCAAACTGTATCAGTTCACTTATTGGCTGTGCTATCTGAACAGTCCCGTCAACCCCTTCTGTTACGCCTTAGCCAATCAACAATTTAAAAGGACATTTCTCCGGATCATGCGATTCGACTTTCACAGAACATAA